The Chryseolinea soli genome contains a region encoding:
- a CDS encoding class I SAM-dependent methyltransferase → MTPPDDIRLINPINKKPLTARNGQLVDDAGNSFPLKEGAYRFVHDDNYTANFGFQWNKFQKTQIDRFQRTVDQSRERFFAVTQWDKIDLADQNILEVGSGAGRFSQIVLNHTHANLYSVDYSNAVEANFRNNGPHPRFHLFQASVYDLPFAPAQFDKVFCFGVLQHTPDFKRSVGALAEMVKPGGELIVDFYPVKGWYTKLHAKYLLRPFTRNMNHERLLSRIEANAGWLISASRFFDAIGLGRIVNRFLPVCDIRTTIPRGLDKTALREWVILDTFDMFSPAHDHPQRLEVVGQWFKSFQLTDVELLTIPYGDGNTVTAVRGKKPATVN, encoded by the coding sequence ATGACCCCACCGGATGATATAAGACTCATCAATCCCATCAACAAAAAGCCATTGACGGCCCGCAACGGACAATTGGTTGACGACGCGGGAAATTCATTTCCGCTAAAAGAAGGCGCCTATCGCTTTGTGCACGACGACAACTACACAGCCAACTTCGGGTTTCAATGGAATAAGTTTCAGAAAACACAGATCGACCGCTTTCAACGCACGGTAGATCAAAGCCGCGAACGTTTTTTTGCCGTGACCCAGTGGGATAAGATCGATCTCGCCGATCAGAATATCCTGGAGGTGGGCTCTGGCGCCGGTCGCTTTTCGCAGATCGTGCTCAATCACACGCATGCTAATTTGTATAGTGTCGACTATAGCAACGCCGTGGAGGCCAACTTCCGGAACAACGGTCCGCATCCTCGTTTCCATCTTTTCCAGGCCAGCGTATACGATTTGCCGTTTGCCCCCGCGCAGTTCGACAAAGTTTTTTGTTTTGGAGTTTTGCAACATACCCCCGACTTCAAACGCTCGGTGGGTGCGCTGGCAGAGATGGTGAAGCCGGGCGGCGAATTGATCGTGGATTTTTACCCGGTGAAGGGATGGTACACGAAGCTTCACGCCAAGTATCTATTGAGGCCTTTCACCCGGAATATGAACCATGAAAGATTGTTATCACGCATTGAAGCGAATGCCGGGTGGCTCATTTCGGCTTCCCGATTTTTCGACGCCATTGGTTTAGGTCGGATCGTGAATCGATTCCTGCCCGTGTGCGATATTCGCACCACCATTCCGCGTGGGCTCGACAAAACTGCCTTGCGGGAATGGGTTATTCTTGACACCTTCGATATGTTTTCGCCGGCGCACGATCATCCACAGCGTTTGGAGGTGGTGGGGCAATGGTTCAAGTCGTTCCAGCTCACGGATGTGGAATTGCTGACGATCCCCTACGGCGACGGCAACACGGTGACGGCCGTTCGCGGGAAGAAGCCGGCGACCGTAAACTAA
- the asnB gene encoding asparagine synthase (glutamine-hydrolyzing), with amino-acid sequence MCGIAVVLSKNAGGARDIEPMIAQLRHRGPDAESTWLSDDGKVALGHTRLSVIDLSETANQPMVSLDGRYIIVFNGEIYNFKTIREEIETTHPQVKFKTTSDTEVILQAYALWGEQMMSRLGGMFALAIWDTEAKTLFVCRDRVGKKPLFYYHDDHYFIFASEIKSLLKHPVVNAAKHRLDNDAVHQFLHLGYIPEPRTIFSSIKKFPAGFAGTVNADLVLELKAYWSIEEQLHPPSSTDEASVKQTLKSILTEAVQQRLISDVPLGTFLSGGTDSSLITALASKSSTGRLKTFSIGFTEGKFDESEYARRVASHLGTDHHAYTLSEKEAVGILETYLKHFDEPFADTSAIPTMLVSKLARKEVTVALTGDGGDELFQGYGAYDWAQRLQNPFVRLLQTPLAFGLRNFGSSRLKRVSHILEKVDKTRMRSHIFSQEQYFFSDRELRQNVLKHPASYTSFVYDDLQVDQVKLTAREQQAIFDLKFYLKDDLLVKVDRASMFHALECRCPLLDHRVVEFVFNLPLSYKVRGNVRKWILKEILGDYLPAELVHRPKWGFSIPLASWLKNELRYLIDDYLDKPGIETAGLVEYDHVKKLKEAFLNGNDYLYNRLWTLIVIHKWLRENA; translated from the coding sequence ATGTGTGGAATTGCCGTTGTGTTGAGTAAAAACGCAGGAGGGGCTCGGGATATTGAACCCATGATCGCGCAGCTTCGTCACCGTGGTCCCGATGCCGAATCGACCTGGCTGTCCGACGACGGCAAGGTGGCGTTAGGTCACACCCGTCTCAGCGTGATCGATCTTTCCGAAACGGCCAACCAACCCATGGTGTCCCTGGATGGACGATACATCATTGTCTTCAACGGCGAGATCTATAATTTCAAGACGATCCGGGAGGAAATTGAGACCACGCATCCCCAAGTTAAATTCAAAACAACCTCCGACACGGAAGTGATCCTGCAGGCCTATGCGCTTTGGGGCGAGCAGATGATGTCGCGCCTGGGCGGTATGTTTGCGCTCGCCATTTGGGACACGGAAGCCAAAACGCTGTTCGTGTGTCGCGACCGGGTGGGCAAGAAGCCATTGTTCTATTATCACGACGATCACTATTTTATTTTTGCATCCGAGATAAAATCGTTGTTAAAGCATCCGGTCGTGAACGCCGCAAAGCATAGGCTCGACAACGATGCTGTTCACCAATTTCTGCACCTGGGATACATCCCCGAGCCCCGCACCATTTTCTCGTCGATCAAAAAATTTCCCGCCGGGTTTGCAGGCACCGTAAATGCCGATCTGGTGCTGGAGCTTAAGGCTTATTGGTCGATCGAAGAACAATTGCATCCCCCATCCTCAACGGATGAAGCGAGCGTAAAACAAACCCTAAAGAGCATCCTGACGGAAGCCGTGCAACAGCGCCTGATCAGCGACGTGCCGCTCGGAACATTTCTGAGTGGTGGAACAGACTCTTCGCTGATCACGGCCCTGGCGTCTAAAAGTTCCACCGGGCGACTGAAGACGTTCAGCATCGGCTTTACAGAAGGCAAGTTTGATGAAAGCGAATACGCGCGGCGCGTGGCATCACATCTTGGTACCGATCACCATGCCTATACACTTTCAGAAAAGGAGGCCGTTGGTATCCTGGAAACCTACCTCAAACATTTCGACGAACCCTTTGCCGACACCTCGGCGATACCCACCATGTTGGTGTCCAAGCTGGCGCGAAAGGAGGTGACGGTGGCCCTTACGGGCGATGGAGGAGACGAACTGTTTCAAGGCTACGGAGCCTATGATTGGGCGCAGCGTTTGCAAAATCCATTCGTCCGGCTTCTTCAAACCCCGCTGGCCTTTGGCTTGAGAAATTTCGGGAGCAGCCGTTTGAAACGCGTATCACATATATTGGAGAAAGTCGACAAAACGCGCATGCGCAGTCATATTTTTTCCCAGGAGCAATATTTTTTCTCCGATCGCGAACTGAGACAAAACGTGTTAAAGCATCCGGCCTCTTATACATCATTTGTTTACGATGATCTGCAGGTTGACCAGGTGAAACTCACCGCCCGTGAACAACAGGCAATCTTCGATTTGAAATTTTATTTGAAAGACGACCTTCTTGTTAAAGTCGACCGTGCCTCCATGTTTCACGCCCTGGAATGCCGTTGCCCGTTACTGGACCACCGTGTTGTTGAATTTGTATTCAACCTGCCACTTTCCTATAAAGTGCGCGGCAATGTGCGCAAATGGATCTTGAAGGAAATATTGGGCGATTATTTGCCGGCAGAGTTGGTGCACCGTCCAAAATGGGGCTTTAGCATTCCCCTGGCGAGCTGGCTGAAGAACGAACTCCGCTATTTGATAGACGACTATCTGGACAAACCGGGTATCGAGACGGCAGGCCTGGTGGAATATGATCACGTAAAGAAATTGAAGGAAGCTTTCTTGAATGGAAACGATTACCTCTATAACCGTCTCTGGACCTTGATCGTCATTCACAAATGGCTTCGCGAAAACGCATGA
- a CDS encoding glycosyltransferase yields MSKANVLYLSYDGLTDPLGQSQVLPYLCGLADEYSITVVTFDKPDQYEKKKNELEAICRQYDIRWISLTYRRQPPVVSTVWALMKLRRLADRLHREKKIDIVHCRSYLTALVGLGLKHTQGVKFIFDMRGFWADERVEGGLWNRNNPVFNAIYRFFKQKEKVFLTEADHTISLTENARREILSWNLNPAPITVIPTCVDMTLFDPAKLTETQKREKRSALGIAPGDFVLLYLGSWGTWYMTNDMLAFFTALKAQKSNAKFLIITQDKIDLHQYPHREDVIMRPAARPEVPLYIGLSDAAIFFILPSFSKKASSATKMGEIMAMNVPVITNPGWGDAESIIRKAGGYLADGPFPFESLAPVQSRDYCEQYLSLKQGVLTYKSVYKKLL; encoded by the coding sequence ATGAGCAAGGCCAACGTACTATATCTTTCCTATGACGGCCTCACCGATCCCCTCGGACAATCGCAAGTGTTGCCTTACCTCTGTGGCCTGGCAGATGAATATTCCATCACGGTGGTGACGTTCGATAAACCGGATCAATACGAAAAAAAGAAAAACGAACTGGAGGCCATTTGTCGTCAGTATGATATTCGGTGGATATCATTAACATACCGTCGCCAACCGCCTGTCGTCTCCACCGTGTGGGCATTGATGAAACTGCGACGCCTGGCGGATCGTTTGCATCGTGAAAAAAAAATAGACATCGTGCATTGCCGCAGCTATCTCACGGCGCTGGTGGGATTGGGATTGAAACACACGCAGGGTGTGAAATTTATTTTCGACATGCGCGGTTTTTGGGCCGATGAGCGTGTAGAAGGTGGGTTGTGGAATCGCAACAACCCGGTATTCAATGCCATCTATCGTTTCTTTAAGCAAAAAGAAAAAGTATTTCTGACGGAAGCCGACCACACCATTTCGCTGACCGAAAATGCCCGCCGGGAAATTCTCTCCTGGAATCTAAACCCGGCGCCGATCACCGTCATTCCTACGTGTGTCGACATGACGTTGTTTGATCCGGCAAAGCTCACGGAAACCCAAAAACGGGAGAAGCGATCAGCCTTGGGAATTGCACCGGGCGACTTTGTGCTGCTCTACCTGGGTTCGTGGGGTACGTGGTATATGACAAACGATATGCTGGCTTTTTTCACGGCCTTGAAAGCGCAAAAGTCAAACGCCAAGTTTCTCATCATCACACAAGACAAGATCGACCTTCACCAATATCCGCACCGCGAAGACGTGATCATGAGACCAGCAGCGCGACCGGAGGTTCCGCTCTACATCGGCTTGTCCGACGCAGCCATTTTCTTTATCCTTCCGTCTTTTTCAAAGAAAGCCTCATCGGCAACAAAGATGGGCGAGATCATGGCCATGAATGTCCCCGTGATCACCAACCCGGGCTGGGGCGATGCCGAAAGCATTATCCGCAAAGCCGGAGGATACCTGGCCGACGGGCCGTTCCCATTCGAAAGCCTGGCGCCCGTTCAATCGCGGGACTATTGCGAGCAGTACCTTAGTTTGAAGCAGGGTGTGCTGACCTATAAGTCGGTTTATAAAAAACTCTTGTGA
- a CDS encoding Lrp/AsnC family transcriptional regulator produces the protein MKPVKLDGTDRKILEILQANSNITNAQLAKEIGLSPAPTLERVNKLETSGVIKSYHAVIDPGSVGIGVSTFVMATLKGHNKENIEKFIKAIKGIDEVVECHHITGAGDFILKIVCADIAAYQQLMLEKVSNIEVVDSLQSMVILSTFKDSKSMPLPNA, from the coding sequence ATGAAACCTGTGAAATTAGACGGTACCGATCGCAAGATCCTGGAGATCCTTCAGGCCAACTCGAACATTACCAACGCCCAGCTCGCCAAAGAAATAGGCCTGTCGCCCGCACCCACCCTGGAGCGTGTGAACAAGCTGGAGACCAGCGGGGTCATCAAAAGCTATCATGCCGTTATCGATCCGGGAAGCGTGGGCATCGGTGTCAGCACCTTTGTAATGGCTACCCTGAAAGGTCACAATAAAGAAAACATCGAAAAATTCATCAAAGCCATCAAGGGCATCGACGAAGTGGTGGAGTGTCACCACATCACGGGCGCGGGCGACTTTATTCTCAAGATCGTTTGTGCCGACATCGCCGCCTATCAACAGCTGATGCTGGAGAAAGTATCAAACATTGAAGTGGTGGACAGCCTGCAATCCATGGTGATCCTTTCCACCTTCAAAGACAGCAAATCCATGCCGCTGCCCAACGCCTGA
- a CDS encoding glycosyltransferase family 4 protein has translation MRRKIVYIVSDVEKSLAFEWMAAHFKSHAELFFLLIGKRQTALISFLEQTGVRYQVVADEDGASFFRKWLTVLSLLQRERPHVVHAHLWRAQLMGMTAAWLLRVPKRIFTRHHAALHHEVYPTGLKWDKLCNRLATGIVAISQNVQNILTQWEGVAPAKVHLIHHGFDLAYFAQPDPQAVANLRQRHGLPARGPMIGVIARYLELKGIPYVVEAFKTIRREFPDAFLILANAHGVYAPVIKKSLADVPVEAYKEVIFENDLASLYAVMDVFVHVPTGPHVEAFGQTYVEALAAGVPAVFTLSGVAPEFIVNRKNACVVGFRNAGDIASAITDIWQNDALRENLITEGKRSVQSFSLEHMLHKLEALYA, from the coding sequence TTGAGGAGGAAGATCGTCTATATCGTCTCGGATGTCGAGAAATCGCTTGCTTTTGAGTGGATGGCTGCCCATTTCAAGAGCCATGCCGAGCTTTTCTTTCTTCTGATCGGCAAGCGACAGACCGCGCTCATTTCCTTCCTGGAGCAGACCGGGGTGCGCTACCAGGTGGTGGCCGACGAAGATGGGGCATCGTTCTTCCGAAAGTGGCTGACAGTGCTGTCGCTGTTGCAAAGGGAGCGACCCCACGTCGTGCATGCGCACCTGTGGCGGGCCCAACTCATGGGCATGACCGCTGCGTGGTTGCTGCGCGTTCCGAAGCGAATATTCACACGTCACCATGCTGCCTTGCACCACGAAGTGTATCCCACCGGGTTGAAGTGGGATAAGCTGTGCAATCGATTGGCTACCGGCATCGTAGCCATTTCACAAAATGTTCAAAATATTCTCACCCAATGGGAGGGCGTGGCACCCGCTAAAGTACACCTGATACACCACGGCTTCGACCTCGCGTACTTTGCGCAGCCAGACCCGCAAGCAGTGGCCAACCTAAGGCAAAGGCACGGGCTTCCTGCGCGTGGCCCTATGATCGGCGTCATTGCCCGCTACCTGGAATTGAAGGGCATTCCGTACGTGGTGGAGGCCTTTAAAACTATCCGAAGGGAATTTCCAGACGCGTTTCTCATTCTGGCCAACGCCCATGGCGTGTATGCACCGGTCATCAAAAAAAGCCTGGCCGATGTTCCAGTGGAAGCCTACAAAGAGGTTATCTTTGAAAATGACCTGGCGTCATTGTATGCCGTGATGGATGTCTTTGTTCACGTGCCCACGGGCCCTCATGTAGAAGCTTTTGGACAAACTTATGTAGAAGCCTTGGCCGCGGGTGTGCCCGCGGTATTTACGCTTTCGGGCGTAGCACCGGAATTTATCGTGAACCGGAAGAACGCTTGTGTGGTGGGGTTCCGAAATGCCGGCGACATCGCTTCCGCGATCACCGACATTTGGCAAAATGATGCGCTGCGTGAAAACCTGATCACCGAAGGAAAGCGGTCGGTACAATCGTTCAGCCTGGAGCACATGCTGCATAAACTGGAAGCCTTGTACGCCTGA
- a CDS encoding glycosyltransferase family 2 protein gives MPDIFFSIVIPTYNRAGYIRKTVESLLQQHDSAYEIIVVDDGSTDNTEEVLAHIKSDKVSYHKKANAERGAARNYGARLAKGTYINFFDSDDVAYPNHVGEARKAIISLNQPEVIHLGYDVKDPEGKLLRTVDAFPPTINDALINGNHLSCNAVFVRRDIAAQWPFSENRLLSASEDYALWLKLASRYDIHCWNVITSTVVNHELRSVLTINLEKFLQRMEILCQELKADDAFLKKYGSRWSTFRSYRDIYIALHLAMARYPKRKSIAYLWHAALLRPQVVLTRRFMAALKNVLV, from the coding sequence ATGCCAGATATATTTTTCTCCATCGTCATTCCCACCTACAATCGCGCAGGCTATATCCGCAAAACCGTAGAGTCGTTGTTGCAGCAACACGATTCCGCCTACGAGATCATTGTGGTGGATGACGGCAGTACCGACAACACCGAGGAGGTGCTGGCACACATCAAAAGCGACAAAGTTTCCTATCATAAAAAAGCCAACGCCGAACGCGGTGCCGCCCGCAACTACGGGGCGCGGCTGGCCAAGGGTACGTACATCAACTTTTTTGATTCCGACGACGTGGCGTATCCCAACCACGTGGGCGAAGCCCGCAAGGCCATTATCAGCCTTAACCAACCGGAGGTGATCCACCTCGGCTACGACGTGAAGGACCCTGAAGGCAAGTTGTTGCGGACCGTCGACGCTTTTCCTCCTACGATCAACGATGCGTTGATCAATGGTAATCACCTCAGTTGTAACGCTGTGTTTGTGCGCCGCGACATCGCTGCCCAATGGCCCTTCAGCGAAAACCGCCTGCTGTCGGCATCCGAAGATTATGCCCTCTGGCTCAAGCTGGCCTCGCGCTATGATATTCATTGCTGGAACGTGATCACCTCTACGGTCGTGAACCACGAACTGCGCAGCGTGTTGACGATCAACCTTGAAAAGTTTTTGCAGCGCATGGAGATCTTGTGCCAGGAGTTGAAGGCCGACGACGCCTTCCTGAAAAAGTATGGCAGCCGTTGGAGCACCTTCCGGTCGTATCGCGATATTTATATTGCCTTGCACCTGGCCATGGCCCGGTATCCGAAAAGAAAAAGTATTGCCTACCTTTGGCATGCCGCCCTGTTGCGGCCGCAGGTGGTGTTGACCCGGCGGTTTATGGCTGCCTTAAAAAATGTTTTAGTATGA
- a CDS encoding NAD-dependent epimerase/dehydratase family protein: MTRILVTGGAGNIGASLVERLVSDPENYVVVVDNLSTGKSHNLSEATKHSNSKFIKCDVNVLEDIMPVMTAYRFDYVFHYAAVVGVQRTLENPIHVLRDIDGIKHILNLCKNTGVRRVFYSSSSEVYGEPVEIPQHEKTTPLNSRLPYAIVKNLGEAFCQSYFQEYGLNYTIFRFFNTYGPLQSSDFVLTKFIKAALKNESLTIYGDGSQSRTFCYIDDNMELTLRALNDGHFINDVVNVGNDVEVSILNLAKVVISTLGSTSSVVHLPPLKEGDMTRRKPDISKMKHVLGRELTPLEDGIKRVANALKLQR; encoded by the coding sequence ATGACAAGAATATTGGTGACCGGCGGCGCCGGCAACATCGGGGCCTCGTTGGTAGAGCGACTGGTGAGTGACCCTGAGAACTACGTAGTGGTAGTCGACAACCTGAGCACAGGAAAATCCCACAACCTTTCCGAAGCAACGAAACACAGCAACTCGAAATTTATAAAGTGCGATGTAAACGTACTAGAGGACATCATGCCTGTCATGACGGCCTATCGGTTTGACTACGTATTTCATTATGCCGCCGTAGTCGGTGTTCAGCGCACGCTTGAGAATCCCATTCACGTGCTGCGCGATATCGATGGCATCAAACACATTCTGAACCTCTGCAAAAACACAGGGGTCCGTCGTGTATTTTATTCCTCTTCGTCCGAAGTGTATGGCGAGCCCGTGGAGATCCCCCAACATGAAAAGACCACGCCGTTGAATTCGCGACTGCCCTATGCGATCGTGAAGAATTTAGGGGAGGCCTTCTGTCAGTCCTACTTCCAGGAATATGGTTTGAACTACACGATCTTTCGTTTTTTTAATACGTATGGCCCGCTTCAAAGCAGCGATTTTGTGCTGACAAAATTTATCAAGGCGGCGCTGAAGAACGAGTCCCTCACCATCTATGGCGACGGAAGCCAATCGAGAACGTTTTGTTATATTGACGACAATATGGAACTTACGCTGCGCGCGTTGAACGATGGGCACTTTATTAACGATGTGGTGAATGTGGGCAACGATGTTGAGGTGAGTATTTTGAATTTGGCCAAAGTGGTCATTAGCACCCTCGGCTCAACCTCGTCCGTCGTACATCTGCCACCGCTGAAAGAAGGCGATATGACGCGGCGCAAGCCCGACATTTCAAAAATGAAACATGTGCTGGGCCGCGAGCTGACGCCGTTGGAGGATGGCATCAAGCGTGTGGCCAATGCTTTGAAATTGCAGCGCTAA